In Thermoanaerobaculia bacterium, the sequence CGCGAGCGGATCCGGGTCGGCGTCCCCGGCCGCGGCCGCCCGGCGGCGCCGCGGGACCGCGGCGGCGATCGCCGGGGCCGCCCTTGCCGTCGCCCTGATCGCCGCCGCGTACGTCGCCGGGCGGGGCTCGACGAAGTCGCCTCTCCTCAGTTTCGACCAGATCACGTTCCGGCGCGGCGTCGTCTGGAACGCGCGTTACCTGTCCGACGGGCACACGATCCTCTACGGCGCCGCGTTCGAGGGGAATCCGATCGAGATTTTCGAGAAGCGCGAGGGCAGCTTCGAATCCCGTCCGCTCGGTCTGTCCGGAGACGACCTGCTCTCGATCTCGCGAAGCGGACCCATCGCGATCTCCGTGCGGGACCGCCTCGCCAACCCCTTCCAGCGGGCGGGGACGCTCGCCGAAATCGCCCCCGGCGGGACGAGCGCGCCGCGCGAGCTCCTCGACAACGTGTACGGAGCCGACTGGGCGCCCGACGGCACGACACTCGCGGTCGTCCGGGACGCCGGCGGCGGCCTCCAGCTCGAATACCCGGTCGGCAACGTCCTCTATCGCACCGCCGGATGGATCGCCAATGCCCGGGTCTCGCCCGACGGAAACCACGTCGCGTTCTGGGACCATCCGATCCCCAACGACGACGGAGGCTCGGTCGACATCGTCGATCGCCGGGGAAAGCGGACCGTCCTCGCAACCGGCTACCAGAGCGCGGAGGGGCTCGCCTGGTCGGCAGATGGCCGCGAGGTGTGGTTCACGGCGACGCCGGAAGGAACGAACCTCGAGCTCGCCGCCGTGACGCTCGACGGAAAGCGGCGGCTGATCGACCGGATACCGGGTTTCCTCTACCTCCACGACATCTCTCGCGACGGCCGGGTCCTGGCGACCCGCGAATCGTGGCGGATCGGCCTCTTCGGGAAGCTCGCGGGCGACCCCAAGGAGCGGGATCTCTCCTGGCTCGACTGGTCGCTCGCCTGCGACATCTCGCCCGACGGAAAGACGATCCTCTTCGGGGAGACCGGCCAGGGAGGCGGCGCCGGATATTCGGCATACGTTCGAAACGCCGGGGAGAACGCGGCCGTCCGGCTGGGCGAAGGCATTCCGCAGAGCCTCTCCCCCGACGGCCATTCGGTGCTCACGATCGTTCACCCGTCGGGCGACACCCGGCTCGCGATCTACCCGACCGGGGTCGGCGAGGCCCGCCTGCTGCCCCGCGAGGGACTGACGACGCAGCGCGTCGACTGGATGCCCGACGGGAAGCACATCCTCGTCTCCTCGAACGAAGAGGGAAAAGGCGTCCGCCTCTGGATCCTCGACGCCGCGACCGGGAAACCGCGGGCCGTCTCCCCGGAAGGCTGGCGGCACTATTCGCGATGCATCACGCCGGACGGAACGAAAGTCGTCGCCGAGGGCCCCGATCGCCGGTTGTACCTGTACCCGCTCGCGGATGGCGATCCGACGCCGATTCCCGGGCTCACGCGCGACGATCAGCCCTCTGGGTGGACGGCCGACGGGCATTCGTTCTTCGTCTTCCGCCGCAACGAGCTCCCCGCGAGGATCTACCGCTACGATCCCCGGACAGGGAACAAGACGCTCTGGACGGAACTGAATCCGAGCGACCCGACGGGAATCATTCAGGTCAACCGCTTCATGGCGACGCCCGACGGAAGCGCTTACGTGTACAACTACCAGCGCTATCTTTCGGAGCTCTACGACATCGAGGGATTGAAATGACCGTCAGGATTCCTTCATGACGCTCGCGACCGGCACGAGGCTGGGACCCTACGAGATCCTTTCCCCGATCGGCGCCGGTGGCATGGGCGAGGTGTACCGCGCGCGCGACGCGCGGCTCGGGCGCGAGGTCGCCGTGAAAGTCCTCCCCGCCGAGTTCTCCTCCGACGCGCAGCGCCGGTCCCGGTTCGAACAGGAGGCCCGAGCGGCGTCCGCGCTCAATCACCCGAACATCGTGACCGTCTACGACGTCGGAACTGCGGAAGACCACCACCTCTTCGTCGCGATGGAGCTCGTCGAAGGCCGCACGCTCCGGGAGATCCTCGAGGCCGGACGCCTTCCCGCCAGCCGGACGCTCGACATCGGCGCGCAGATCGCGGACGGACTGGCGCGGGCGCACGGCGCCGGCATCGTCCACCGGGACCTGAAGCCGGAGAACGTCATGGTGTCGCGGGAGGGGTTCGTCAAGATCCTCGACTTCGGTCTGGCGAAGCTCTCCGCGCCGATCGACGGCGGAGCATCCGATCTGCCGACGGCCGCGCCCCGCGGGACGGACCCGGGAACGATCATGGGGACCGTCGGCTACATGTCGCCCGAGCAGGCGGCGGGCCGCGCCGTCGACTTCCGCTCCGACCAGTTCTCGCTCGGGACGATCCTCTACGAAAGGGCCACCGGCAAGCGCCCGTTCCAGCGCGAGTCGGCGCCGCAGACGCTGTCCGCGATCATCCAGGACGACCCGGAGCCGCTCGGAACGCTCAATCCCCGGACGCCCGCGCCCCTGCGATGGGCGATCGAGCGGTGCCTGGCCAAGGAGCCGGACGAGCGCTTCGCCTCGACGAAGGACCTCGCCCGGGATCTCAAGAGCCTGCGCGACCATCTCTCGGAAGCCTCGCAGGTTTCCGGCGAGACCGCCGCGGGAGCGGTGCGGCCCGGCCGCGTGCCGGGCGCCTTCGTCGCCGCCGCGGCCGCCGCGGTCGTCCTCGCCGCCGCGGCCGCCGCGATCGTCGGCCGGAAGACCGCGCCGATCCGCGTGCCGGTCTTCCACCGGCTCACGTTCGAGCGGGGGTCGATCGGCGGCGCCCGATTCGCGCCCGACGGGCAGACGGTCCTCTACAGCGCGACGTGGAACGGCATCCCGTCGAAGATCTTCTCCACCCGCGCGACGAGCCCGGGGTCGAGCGCGCTTTCGCTGCCCGATGCGCTCCTCTTCTCCGTCTCGTCGCAGAACGAGCTCGCGATCGCGATCGACGCGAAGCTCCAGAACTCGTTCCAGCCGGCCGGAACCCTCGCGCGCGTTCCGATGGCGGGGGGAACGCCGCGCCAGATCCTCGAAAACGTCGCGGAGGCCGAATGGTCGCCCGACGGCGCTCAGCTCGCCGTCGTCCACAACGTCTCCGGAAAGTCCCGCCTGGAATATCCGATCGGGAAGGTCCTCTACGAGACGGGCGGCTGGATCGGCCACATCCGGATCTCCCCCGACGGGCGGACGATCGCGTTCCTCGACCATCCCGCCTCGTCGGACGGCGGAACGGTGTCCACCATCGACGCCGGGGGCGGGAAGAAGCGGGATCTCTCGACCGACTGGCTCTCGCTGGAAGGGATCGCGTGGGCTCCGGGCGGCGGGGAGATTTTCTTCACCGGGACCCGCACGGGACTCGCCTGGAAGATCTACGGCGTCCGGCCCGGAGGGCCCGAGCGCTTCGTCCTGTCGGCGCCGAGCGGCATGCTGATCCGCGACGTCGCCCGGGACGGCCGGATGCTCGTCAGCCAGGACGAATGGCGCGCGGGGATCTCGGCGCAGGTTCCCGGCGGCGACGGGGAACGCGACCTGTCGAACCTCGACTACTCGCAGGTCCGCGACATCAGCGCGGACGGCTCCGTCATCACTCTCGACGAGTCGGGAGAGGGGGGCGGCGAGAAGGGCGCGGTCTATCTGCGGAAGACCGACGGCTCGCCCGCGGTCCGCCTCGGCGAAGGAAATGGAGCTTCGCTCTCGGCCGACGGAGCGTGGGCGGCCTCCACCAACTACGACGGGACGGCGATCGTGTTCTACCCCACCGGTCCCGGACAGGCCCGATCGCTCCCGTGCAAGGGGATGAACTGCTACTTCCCGACGTTCTTCCCCGACGGCCGGCGGATCGCCTTCCTCGGCGTCGAGACCGGACGGGGCCCGAAGATCTTCGTCACGCCGGTCGACGCGATGGCACCGAAAGCGATCTCGCCCGAGGGCGTCGCGTTCACGACGGTCTATGCCGTTTCGCCGGACGGCCGCCGCATCGCGGCGCTGGGCGTCGACGCGAAACCGGCGATCTTCTCCGCCGACGGCGCGCCGCCGCGCCCGATTCCGGACACCGACGTCCTCGACATCCCGATGCGATGGACTCCGGACGGGTCGTCGGTCTACATCTCGCGGGCGAACGGCTCGAAAACCGTGCTCTCGAAGATCGACGTCGCTTCCGGAAGGCGAACCATCGTCCGGGAGGTCAAGGCGGCGGATCCGGCGGGAGTCCAGGGGATCCTTCGGGTCTATCCCACCCCCGACGCCCGGAGCTTCGCCTACAGCTACGTCCGCGTCCTCTCGACGCTCTTCGAGGTCGAAGGGGTCCGGTAAACCGGCGCGGGCGGACGCACGGCTCGCGCGCGCCGGCGGCCTCTCAGAACTTCAGCGTTGCCGAAATCCCCACGTTGTCGATGTTCCAGTCGGAGTGGCCGACGTAAGTTCCCGCCGTGGGATCGGAGATGTCGATCTTCGCCTCGTCCGTGAAGAGGTGGACGTAGAAGAAATCGATGTCCATCTTCGCCGACGCCTGGTAGGTGAAGCCCGCCGAGACCCATTCGTGATTTGCCTCCGGCACCCGCGGCTCGCGGGTCCTGTCCGCGACGGGGCTCTGCTCGTAGGCGGCGCCCGCGCGCAGCGTCCACCGGTCGTTGGGCCGGTAGCGCGCGCCGAGGCTCCAGCGCCACACGTCGCGCCAGTCGAACGGCTGGTTGATGCGGGGCTGGTTCGGATTCGCGAAGTCGATCGTGATGCGCCGCAGCGCGCTCCACTGCGTCCACGTCACGTCCGCGAGCAGCGCGACGTTCCGCGAGATCCCCTGATCCGCCGAGAGCGACACGGAGGCGGGCATCGGGAGCGGGGCGTCGGCGTTCGTGTTCTGGAAGACCGCGCCGTTGCCGGTCAGGGCCGCGGCGTCCTCCGGCACCCGGAAGTGCGCCGAGCCCGAGATGTCGTGGACGGTCTTCGAATGGAACGCGAGGCCGATCTTCGTCGAGCCACAAGGCTTCCAGAGCGTTCCGAGGTCGAAACCGACGGCCCACGCGTCTCCGCCGATCCTCACTTTCCCGTCGTCCTGCTGCGGAGCAAGACCGAGCCCCCCGGCCGCGCCGAAGGACCCGAAGTCGATCATCTCGGAAAAGACGCCGCGCGAATACTGGACGTCGACCCCTCCGCCGACGGACAAACGGTCGTCGAGGCGCCAGCCGATCGACGGATTGAGGTTGTAGACGAGCAGGGTCGTCTCGGTGGCCTGGTAGCGGCCGCGCCAGCTCTCGTCGTAGTTCGTTCCGAGCCCGAACGGCGTGTTGAAACCGATCCCCGCCCAGACCGCGTCTCCCATCCGCCGGACCGCGTAGAAGCTCGGCACGACGACGACTTTGCCGGCGTCGGTCGTCCGGGGACCCGTGAGCGGCTGGCCCAGGATGGTCCTCGAACCGTCGTCGCGCGTGTCGATCGTGAGGTCGATCACCGGAACGTTCACGGTCGCGGTCCATTTGGACGAGAGCTCCGTCATGCCCGCCGGGTTGAACCACACGGTCGAGGCGTCTTCGGCCGAAGCGGCGTTTCCGGCATAGCTCGTTTCGAGCTGCTTCGCCCCCATGACCTCCAGCTTCCATCCTCCACCCGAAGCCAGGCCCGCCCACGCGAGCGCCGACAACGCCAGGATCGCCCGGAGCGGGACGTTCGGGGTCCGACGGTCCATCGTTTCCTCCTCTTGGCTCATACGAGTTTCCGCAGCGTCGCCTTCCGTCGCCACGGGCTCTTCTCTTCTCCGACGATCCTGCGCGGCACGCCGGCGAGCGCCCGCGCCGCCTGCATACCGGCCATCACCGCGGACTCGACCGCGCCGCCCAACCCCGTGAAGATCCAGTCTCCCGCGAGCGCCAGGTTGTCGTAACCCGACGTGTCCGCCTCGAGCCGGAACCGGTTCGTGCCGGGGAGGTCGAGGACGTACCGTTCGCTCGGCGTGTAGTTGGCGCGCGCGTACTGGTGCGCGAACCGCGCCGGTCCGGCGGCGCCGGTGGGATCGACGAGGAGATCGAAGCGCAGGCGGCTCGGATCCTCCGGATCGACCGCCCCGGGATAGAGGTGGCCGACGAAGCTCGCGCACCAGTCGGCGGCGTTCCGCCACGCGTCGTCGGTCTGCCCCCTTCCGAACGCCGGGTCCTTGCCGGGCGGCGGCGTCTCCGGCGTCTTCATCGGCCCGCAGAAGTAGACGATCGTTCCGGGCCGCTCGCGCGGCGGCCAGAGCTCGCGGGGGATGACGCCCGACATGTCGGACCAGCTCTCGAGCGGCTGCCCGAAGCCGGTGCCGGTCGCGTTGCCGCCCTGCCAGCCGAGCTCCGGGGCTTCCGGCTTCCACCAGAGCTGGAGGGCCTGCGTCTGGATGGTCTCCAGACGCTCGACCATGTCGTGCCACTCCGGGCGCTGCGCCATCAGCGGCCGGCAGATCGACGGGAAAGCGCCGATCGAGATTCCGAGCACCGCGGCGTCGAAGTCGCGTCCGGCCGCGAGCTCTTCCCGCCCGACGTCGTCCCAGTTCGTCCACGGGTCCTCGAGGTTCGCGCCGCGGTCCCGGAGCGCCCTCGCCTGCGCGGGATCGATCTGGTCGTAGAGCGGCTCCGAGGGCCAGCTCGGAAGATCGGCCGGCCGGACGAGCGGATCGTATTCGGGAACGCACAGGTCGACCTGGCGCGCCATCACGATCCGGGCGATCGATCGCCCGTCTTCCGAAGGAACGAGGCCGGCGACGCGCCGGAAGAACTCGAAGCGCACGCCGTTCCTCCGGCAGATCTCGTAGAGCGGGGCGAAGACCGCGTCCCCCATGCCCGACTGCATCTTCCAGAAGAGGCCTCCCTTGTACGCGCCGATCAGGCGCAGCAGATGCGGGAGGCCCATGCCGGCGCTCATCCGCGGACATGCGGTGTCGCCGCCGCGGTAGGCGAAGAAGTAGTCGTAGTAACCGCGGAGCGGCGCGGACTGGAGAGCGAGCGCCGAGGCGCCGTGCCGGGCGAGCCACTCGGCGAAATCCCATCGGTCGATCGCCATGAATCCGCCGAAGACCACCCCGTCGGCGACGATGCCGCGGACGATCGCGACGAGACAGTCGGCGAGGATGTAGATCCGTCGCGCCGCGTTGCTCGAGACGATCTCCTCCATCCACTCCCGCTCGATCCAGTCGTGGAACGAAGCCACGAGGGCCGCGACCGCCTGGTGCTCGACGGCGCGGTGGCGGTTCCGGTCGCGCGCCGCCAGATCGTGCGACAGGGCGTGCGCCGCGTCGAGGAGCGACGAGGGGCTCCCGTCCAGGAGGTCCGTGAAATCGCGGCCGATCGCGTGAAGATCCGACCGGCATCGCGCGGCGAGCGAGGGCGCCGCCGTCGGATCCCCGGCGGCCGCCCTCACGCCTTCGTGCGGGAATCCCTCGATGAAGTCGCGCAGCCATCCGACGATCATCTCGATGTATTCCCAGACGGTCGGGAACTCGCCGCCTTCTCCCGGAACGCCGGTCGTCGCCGGAGCCTCGACGGGCCAGTCGATCCACTTCCCGTCGATCCATTCGGTCCAGACGACGTAGTTGTGCGGACGAAAAGCGTCCGTCCACGTGCGGAGCGGGCATTCCGGCGGCCGGTCGAGCGCGCCGTAGGCGTCCTCCATCAGGCGGAAGGCGTTGTAGTAGAAGCCACCCCACACGTGGAGGCCGTGCTCCTCGATGCGGTCGAAATACGCGGCGTTCCTTCCGCTCGCGCCCTTTCCGCCGAGCCGCCACCCCATCTGGTACACCGTGACTTCGAGCTTCTCCCGGAGCTCCGGCGTGCTCGAGAGGTAGTAGGCCGCCGTCATCGCGCCGCAGCCGCCGCCGAGGATCGCGACCTTCTTCCGCCCGGTCACGGGAGCCCGCCGATGACGGGGATCCGGACGCCCGAGAGAGCGGATGCCGCGTCCATGCCCGCCATGACCGCCGCTTCGACGCAGCCGGCATTGATCGACGTCTTCACCCAGTCGCCCGCGAGAAACAGGTTGGCGTAACCGGAATCGCCCGCGCGCAGGCGATAGCGAGACGTCCCGGGGAGCGAGAGCACGTAGCGTTCGGTCGGGTCGATGTTGACGCGCCGGTACTGGGAAAGGAGACGCGCCGGTCCGTTCCCGCTCGCAGGATCGAAGAGGAGGCTCCAGTCGAAGCTCCCCGCGGTCGGGGCGGTCCTCGTCCAGATGTGTCCGGCGTTCTGTTCGAGCCAGGCCGTCGCCGCCTGCGTGAACCGATCGAGCTCCCGCGCGGGAAACGTCGGATCGGAAAAGGGCGGGATCACGTCCGCGTCCGGGAACTCCCCGCAGAGGTAGGCGATGAAGCCGGGCGCCGGGCCCGCGGGCCAGTCCTCGCGCGGGAGCAGGAAGCTCATGTCCGCCCACGTGTTCAGGTCCTGCGCGTACGACGAGCAGATGCGGGCCGTCGGCGGCGCGCCGATGCCCTCGGCATTGCCGGAGAACCAGAGCTGGAGAGCGCCGGTCTGGACGGTCTGGACCTCCGTCAGCATCTTCGCGAGCGGGCCGCCGGCGGCGAGGATCTCGGGCGCCACGTCCCGCACGGCGGCGAGCGAAAGACCGAGGATCACCGCATCGAAGTCCTTTCCCGCTTCCAGAGAGCCCGGCTTTCCGGTCCACGGGGTCCAGGCCGACTCGAGATTGATCTTCTCGTCCCGGAGCGCATTCCCCTCGGCGAGCTGGTCGTAGAACGGCTCGGACGGCCACGCGGGGACGCCCTTGACGCGGGTGAGCGGGTCGTACTCGCCCTGGCGGGGATGCGCCTGCTCCAGCAGATCGATCCGGCCGATCGACTTCCCGTCGAGCGACAGGGCGAGATTCGTGATCTTGCGGAAGAATTCGAACCGGACGCCGCGAGCCTTCAGCACGCGGTAGAGCGGCGCGAAGACGATGTCGCCCATGCCGGCCTGCATCTCCCAGAAGAGGGCCCCCTTGTACGTGAAGAAGAGCCGGAGCACGCCGTGCATGGCCGTTCCCGCCTCGAGCCGGGGCTCGCTCGCGCGCCCGTGGAAGAACCCGAAGACGTAGTCGTAGATGCCGCGCACGAGCGCCGAATCGATCGTCTCCGTCGCGGCCCCGTGCCTGGCGAGCCAGTCGCGCCAGTCGACCCCGTCGATCACGTGGAAACCGAAGAAGATGACGCCGTCCATGATCATCCCCCGGATCGTCGCGTGCGCGAGATCGAGGAGGAGCGCGATCCGCCGCAGCCCGTCGTCGTCGGGCGCCGCGGCGCGCCGCTCCGCGAGCCGCTGTTCGGCCTCGCTCACGAGGTAGAGCAGGTCGTGGTGGTCCCTCGCGAGATGCTGCGCCGGATCGGGGTCGAGCGTGCCGGCGAACTTTCTCGCGGTCACGAGGATGTCGTGGGCGGAATGGGAAGCGAGCGGCGGCGGCGTTCCGGGCTCGTGATCTTCCTCGAGGATCTCGCGGAGGGACGCCCGCTCGACGACGCGCTCGACGAACCGCTCGATGCGCTGCCAGAGCGTCGGCGCTCCGGGGATGGGCGCGTGCGGCACGATCGCCTCGGTCGATCCGGATTCGATCTGCTGGATGATCCAGTCGAGGATGAGCTGGACGTAGTCCCACAGCGAGGGGAACTCGCCTCCCGCCCCGGGGACGGCGTCGTTCTCCGGAAAGGTCATCGGCCAGTCGACCCAGCGGCCCCCGACCTGTTCGTAGATCATCACGGCGCTGTGCTTGCGGAAGGCATCCTCCCATCCGCGGATCGGGTTCGCGGGATCCGGCGGGAGGGCGGCGTAGGCCCGCTGCATCATCCGGAAGCCGTTCTCGTAGAAGCCGGCCCACACGTGCAGCCCGTGCTCCTCGATCCGCCCGCCCGCCGACAGATTTCGGCCGCTCGCGCATTTCCCGCCCAGCCGCCAGCCGACCTGGTAGACGGTGATGTCGTACTTCTCTTCCCAGCCGGGGAGCTCGGTCAGGGCCCACACGGCGGACAGCGCTCCGCAGCCGCCTCCGAGCACGGCGACTTTCTTCCGCCCGGTGTTCTCTTCGGTCATGGCTTCTCCGTCTCCTTCTGCGACGGGCCCGGAGGATTCGTCTCGTCCGGGTCCCAACCGATGATCTCGCCCGGCCCGCCGTCGATCGCGCGCGACGCGGCGAGACCCGCCATCGCCGCCGCCTCGACACAGCCGGCGTTCAAGGGCGTGTCGACCCAGTCGCCCGCGAGGTAGAGGTTGTCGAATCCCGACCCCCCGGCCGGGAGGCGGTGCTTCGCGCTTCCGGCCAGCGAGAGGACGTATCGCTCCGAGGGATCGATGTTCGCGCGCGTGTACTGGGCCTCCAGCGCCGCGCGGCCCGTCGACCCGTCCGGTGCGCGGCCCGTCGCCGCGTCGGGCCCGTAGAGGAGCGCCCAGTCGAGGCCGGCGGGATTGGCGACCGTCGTCGCTTTCGGAAGGATCGGACCCGCCGCGCTCTCGAGCCACGTCTGCGCGGTCTGGAGCACGCGGTCCTCCTCGCGGGCCGGATACGACGTGTCCGAGGGAAGCGGGCCTCCTCCGCCCGGTTTCGGGCCGCAGAGATAGAGGATCGTCTTCGGCCCCCCTTCCGGCCAGTCCTCGCGCGGGAGGAGCTCGCTCATGTCGGCCCACGTATCGAGCGGCTCGGCGTAAGTCCCCGCGACGATGCCGCCCGGCGCGCAGCCGAGCCCGGCCGCATCCGGCCGCAGCCACAGCTGGACGGCTTGGGTCTGGACCGTCCCGACGTTCTCGACGAGGCCGCGCCATCCCGCGCTGCGGGCGACGAGGTCCGCGCAGATCTCCGGGAGCGCGCCGAGCGAGATCCCGAGGACGACGAGGTCGAAGTCGGTTCGGAGCCGAAGTTCCCGGACTTCGACGGGCGTCCAGCCGCTCCAGCGGGATTCGAGATCGATCTTCCGCCGGCGCAGCTCCTCTCCCTGCGCGAGCTGGCGGTAGTCGGGCTCGCTCGGCCAGCACGGCAGCCCCTTGACGTCCCGGAACGGCCGGTATTCCGCGACGCCGGGAGCCAGGTCCACCTGCCGCGCGACGCGGATCGCGGCGATCGACCGGCCGTCGGCCGAGAGGAGGAGCTTCTCCACCGTATGGAAGAAGGCGAACTTCACGCCGCGTCGCTTCAGGACCTCGTAGAGGGGCGAGAAGACCGTGTCTCCCATCCCGGCCGCCATCTTGTACATGACCGCGCCCTTGTACGTGAACGCGATCCGCAGGGCGACCTGAACGGCCGTGCCGGCGGCCATGTTCGGACGCGCCAGATCGCCGTTCTCGTAGGCGAAGCACAGGTCGTAGATCTCGCGCACGGGGGCGGAGGCGAGCGTCGCCCGGGAAGCGCCGTTCCTCCCGAGCCATTCGCGGAAGTCGACGTCGTCGATCGCCGCGAATCCCTTCTCGACGACGCCGTCGCGCAGGATTCCCTTCACGGCGGCGATCGCGAGATCGGCGAGGAGGAAGAGGCGCCGAAGGCCGTCGTCTTTCTCGAGCAGCCCTTCGACGCCGGTGACGAGCCGGCCGAGGAACGCCTCGAGCGCCGCGATGAGGCCGGCGCGGTCCGCGTCGGCCGGCGGCCCCGGGGCCGCGCTCGCCTGCGCGTGCGCGAGATGGAGGTGCTCGATCAGCCAGGCCAGCAACCGGCAGTGGTGCTCGTCCCCCGGCGGGCAGGCCTTCGACTCCGCGTTCTCGCGGACGTAATCGACCGCCGGACCCGAGGCCGGAGCGGTGGTCCCGGCTCCGACGAACCGGGAGAGGATCTTCTCCACGGCTTCCTCGTGCCGCTGACCGATCAGGCCGTGGAGCATCCACTGAATCAGCATCTGGACGTATTCCCACGCGGTCGGCAGCGCCCCTCCTTCGCCCGGAACGCCGCTGTTGACGGGCATTTCGATCGCCCATTCGAGCCAGCGCCCGCCGACGAATTCACAGAGCACCGCGAGGCTGTGAGGGCGGAACGCCTCGTCGATCGTCGCGAGCGGGGCTCCTTTCGGGCGGCCGAGCTCCTGGTAGCACTCGCGCATCGTGCGGAAGGCGTTTTCGTAGAAGCCCATCCAGATGTGGAGGCCGTGCTCCTCGATCCTCTCCCCGTGATCGCCGTTCCGGCCGCTCGCTCCCTTTCCGCCGAGGCGCCATCCGGTCTGGTACACGGTGATCTCGAAGTCGTTCTGCCAGCCGGGACGCGACGTCAACGCCCAGGCCGCCGTCATCGCGCCGACCCCGCCTCCCAGGATCGCGATTTTCTTCACGGCCTCCCCTCCGGTCCGCCCGGAAGACACGCGCACCGCATCGGGTACGAGAGCGTCCAGGGCACTTCGATGTGGAACGCCCCGATCGCCGAGGCGTCGATGCCCGGGACCCGGAACTCCCGCGCGGGCATTCCCGGCAGGTACGGCCGATCGATCCGGATGTCGGCCTCGATCGGGCGCAGGACCGCCTTCTCGAGTTCGAACGTCATGATCGAGCAGAGGATCGGGCCGAAAAAGAGCTTGCCGAGAAACGGCTGGCGGAACGCCGGAGCGACCGCGGCGAAATTCGGAAACTCGGATACCGGTCCCGATTCCCCCCGCGGCTCGAAGCGGCCCGACAGGATCGGCCGCCCCGACCCGAGCGAAGCGACGCGGTACTCGCCGCCGCTCTCCGCGATGCGCGCGCGCACCTTGTCGTAGCCGTAGACCCATCCGAGCATCACGAAGATCCAGCTGTCGAGATAGAGGCGGGGCATGAAGGCGTACTCGCCGCGGTACGACTCCCCTGCCCGCCGGCCTTCGCCCGGGGAGTAGTCCAGGAACGGCACCGCCGTGATCATCTCGTGGTAGGAGCCGCCGCGGATCGGCAGGATCACGGGATGCACGCCGCTGTGGCGGCCGAACATGAAGAGCAGGGGATGCTCACCGGGAGGCGCCAGCGTCTGC encodes:
- a CDS encoding protein kinase, producing the protein MTLATGTRLGPYEILSPIGAGGMGEVYRARDARLGREVAVKVLPAEFSSDAQRRSRFEQEARAASALNHPNIVTVYDVGTAEDHHLFVAMELVEGRTLREILEAGRLPASRTLDIGAQIADGLARAHGAGIVHRDLKPENVMVSREGFVKILDFGLAKLSAPIDGGASDLPTAAPRGTDPGTIMGTVGYMSPEQAAGRAVDFRSDQFSLGTILYERATGKRPFQRESAPQTLSAIIQDDPEPLGTLNPRTPAPLRWAIERCLAKEPDERFASTKDLARDLKSLRDHLSEASQVSGETAAGAVRPGRVPGAFVAAAAAAVVLAAAAAAIVGRKTAPIRVPVFHRLTFERGSIGGARFAPDGQTVLYSATWNGIPSKIFSTRATSPGSSALSLPDALLFSVSSQNELAIAIDAKLQNSFQPAGTLARVPMAGGTPRQILENVAEAEWSPDGAQLAVVHNVSGKSRLEYPIGKVLYETGGWIGHIRISPDGRTIAFLDHPASSDGGTVSTIDAGGGKKRDLSTDWLSLEGIAWAPGGGEIFFTGTRTGLAWKIYGVRPGGPERFVLSAPSGMLIRDVARDGRMLVSQDEWRAGISAQVPGGDGERDLSNLDYSQVRDISADGSVITLDESGEGGGEKGAVYLRKTDGSPAVRLGEGNGASLSADGAWAASTNYDGTAIVFYPTGPGQARSLPCKGMNCYFPTFFPDGRRIAFLGVETGRGPKIFVTPVDAMAPKAISPEGVAFTTVYAVSPDGRRIAALGVDAKPAIFSADGAPPRPIPDTDVLDIPMRWTPDGSSVYISRANGSKTVLSKIDVASGRRTIVREVKAADPAGVQGILRVYPTPDARSFAYSYVRVLSTLFEVEGVR
- a CDS encoding outer membrane protein transport protein, producing the protein MDRRTPNVPLRAILALSALAWAGLASGGGWKLEVMGAKQLETSYAGNAASAEDASTVWFNPAGMTELSSKWTATVNVPVIDLTIDTRDDGSRTILGQPLTGPRTTDAGKVVVVPSFYAVRRMGDAVWAGIGFNTPFGLGTNYDESWRGRYQATETTLLVYNLNPSIGWRLDDRLSVGGGVDVQYSRGVFSEMIDFGSFGAAGGLGLAPQQDDGKVRIGGDAWAVGFDLGTLWKPCGSTKIGLAFHSKTVHDISGSAHFRVPEDAAALTGNGAVFQNTNADAPLPMPASVSLSADQGISRNVALLADVTWTQWSALRRITIDFANPNQPRINQPFDWRDVWRWSLGARYRPNDRWTLRAGAAYEQSPVADRTREPRVPEANHEWVSAGFTYQASAKMDIDFFYVHLFTDEAKIDISDPTAGTYVGHSDWNIDNVGISATLKF
- a CDS encoding FAD-dependent oxidoreductase yields the protein MTGRKKVAILGGGCGAMTAAYYLSSTPELREKLEVTVYQMGWRLGGKGASGRNAAYFDRIEEHGLHVWGGFYYNAFRLMEDAYGALDRPPECPLRTWTDAFRPHNYVVWTEWIDGKWIDWPVEAPATTGVPGEGGEFPTVWEYIEMIVGWLRDFIEGFPHEGVRAAAGDPTAAPSLAARCRSDLHAIGRDFTDLLDGSPSSLLDAAHALSHDLAARDRNRHRAVEHQAVAALVASFHDWIEREWMEEIVSSNAARRIYILADCLVAIVRGIVADGVVFGGFMAIDRWDFAEWLARHGASALALQSAPLRGYYDYFFAYRGGDTACPRMSAGMGLPHLLRLIGAYKGGLFWKMQSGMGDAVFAPLYEICRRNGVRFEFFRRVAGLVPSEDGRSIARIVMARQVDLCVPEYDPLVRPADLPSWPSEPLYDQIDPAQARALRDRGANLEDPWTNWDDVGREELAAGRDFDAAVLGISIGAFPSICRPLMAQRPEWHDMVERLETIQTQALQLWWKPEAPELGWQGGNATGTGFGQPLESWSDMSGVIPRELWPPRERPGTIVYFCGPMKTPETPPPGKDPAFGRGQTDDAWRNAADWCASFVGHLYPGAVDPEDPSRLRFDLLVDPTGAAGPARFAHQYARANYTPSERYVLDLPGTNRFRLEADTSGYDNLALAGDWIFTGLGGAVESAVMAGMQAARALAGVPRRIVGEEKSPWRRKATLRKLV
- a CDS encoding NAD(P)-binding protein, encoding MTEENTGRKKVAVLGGGCGALSAVWALTELPGWEEKYDITVYQVGWRLGGKCASGRNLSAGGRIEEHGLHVWAGFYENGFRMMQRAYAALPPDPANPIRGWEDAFRKHSAVMIYEQVGGRWVDWPMTFPENDAVPGAGGEFPSLWDYVQLILDWIIQQIESGSTEAIVPHAPIPGAPTLWQRIERFVERVVERASLREILEEDHEPGTPPPLASHSAHDILVTARKFAGTLDPDPAQHLARDHHDLLYLVSEAEQRLAERRAAAPDDDGLRRIALLLDLAHATIRGMIMDGVIFFGFHVIDGVDWRDWLARHGAATETIDSALVRGIYDYVFGFFHGRASEPRLEAGTAMHGVLRLFFTYKGALFWEMQAGMGDIVFAPLYRVLKARGVRFEFFRKITNLALSLDGKSIGRIDLLEQAHPRQGEYDPLTRVKGVPAWPSEPFYDQLAEGNALRDEKINLESAWTPWTGKPGSLEAGKDFDAVILGLSLAAVRDVAPEILAAGGPLAKMLTEVQTVQTGALQLWFSGNAEGIGAPPTARICSSYAQDLNTWADMSFLLPREDWPAGPAPGFIAYLCGEFPDADVIPPFSDPTFPARELDRFTQAATAWLEQNAGHIWTRTAPTAGSFDWSLLFDPASGNGPARLLSQYRRVNIDPTERYVLSLPGTSRYRLRAGDSGYANLFLAGDWVKTSINAGCVEAAVMAGMDAASALSGVRIPVIGGLP